A stretch of DNA from Longimicrobium sp.:
ATGCGCGTCCACCAGATCCCCGCGCACCAGATGGCGCAGGTGCGCTCCGGCGACCCCCTGGTGACGCGCGTGGGCTCGGTGCTTCGGCGGCTGAAGGTGGACGAGCTGCCGCAGCTGGTGAACGTGCTGCGCGGCGACATGTCGCTGGTGGGCCCGCGCCCCACGCTGCCGGAGCAGGTGGCGGGGTACGACGCCTTCCAGCGGCGGCGGCTGGAGGTGACGCCGGGGCTCACGGGGTGGGCGCAGGTGAACGGCAACACCGAGCTGGACTGGCCCGAGCGCATTCTGCTGGACGTATGGTACGTGGACCATCGCTCGCTCTGGCTGGACCTGCGCATCCTGGCGCGGACGCTGGCGGTGGTCGTGGGGGGCGAACGGGTCCGGAGCGGCCCCTTGGAACAGGCACGGCTGCATGCGCACGGTTCTGGTCGGGGCGGTTGAAAGCACGCGGGTGGCGCTGCAGGCGATGGCCGAGTCCGGGCACCCGCCCGCGGCGCTGCTGACTCTGCCGCCGGACCGCGCGCGCCGCCACTCGGACTACGTGCACCTGCGGCCCCTGGCCCAATCGCTGGGCGTGCGGGTGATCGACGCGCCGGACGTGAACACGCCCGAGGCGCTGGCCGCCATGGCCGAGGTGGCGCCCCGGCACGTGCTGGTGATCGGGTGGTCGCAGATCTGCCGCGACGACTTCCTGGCCGTCCCCGCGGGCGGGGCCCT
This window harbors:
- a CDS encoding sugar transferase — encoded protein: LLALAAIGILLEDGRPLLFVQPRAGRGGRVFQALKFRTMRVHQIPAHQMAQVRSGDPLVTRVGSVLRRLKVDELPQLVNVLRGDMSLVGPRPTLPEQVAGYDAFQRRRLEVTPGLTGWAQVNGNTELDWPERILLDVWYVDHRSLWLDLRILARTLAVVVGGERVRSGPLEQARLHAHGSGRGG